A segment of the Penaeus monodon isolate SGIC_2016 chromosome 38, NSTDA_Pmon_1, whole genome shotgun sequence genome:
tctctctctctctctctctctctctctctctctctctctctctctctctctctctctctctctctctctctctctctctctctcttctctttctctctctctcttccttctctctcccacgcctgcagcaaaaaaccccaaacccaccccaaccgcccccccccccccccccccccaccccccccccccccccccccccccccccccaacacacacacacacacacacaaaacacatcgcTTTGGGAAGTAAACAAGCGAATGACAGTGACAAGGGGGATTTTTGAAGCGACAGATGGTTTGTAGGATTTTGTATGTCACGTTGTTTCTGCACCGAGTAATAGGGGTATGGAATATGCGAATAGGAATAagtgggtggatagatggatggataaactgGTGAAtgggtaggtagatggatggataggtacatagatggatgggtaggtgATAAGGTGcggatatgtatagatagagagatgagttgatagagagatggggagagagagggagggagagggagagagagggagggagagggggggaaaaggggggggggagaggggagagagggagagagaggggaggggagggagggggaggggagagagagggggagagagagagagaggggagagagagagagggagggggagagagagggagagagagagatagaggggagagagagagagggggggagagagtgagagagggagagagaagagagaggggagggagaagagagagggggagagagagagggaagagagagagagagagggagaggagagagatcggaagagaggggaggagagagagggggaggggagagagggggagggagagagagagagagggatagaagagggagagataggatagagaggagagagaggggagaggagagagagagaggagagagagagagagagagagaggagagagagagagagtttaggtaTGTTGCATGTATACTGCATGCGTATAGGCCTATGTGGTTCGTGGTTGCTGTCCGTTTACGGCCACATTGCATTTTAATTCCTTGTCtacgttgttgtttttgctgacgacgatgatgatgttgttgttcatattttcatgtttttgttctcATTTCTACACTCTCTGTTAAATATCATGTTTGCACTCTCGAACAttcgcacacgcgcgcacacgcacacacacatgcacacacacacgcacacgcacacgcacacgcacacacacacacacacacacacacacacacacacacacacacacacacacacacacacacacacacacacacacacacacacacacacacacaaccacacacagaggGCGAGGAAAAGAGTGCGAGAGAGGTGAGTGgagcgagtgggggggggggtctgacgGAAAAGAGATTGGCGAAGGAGTGATCGCGATTGAGGGATGTCCAAGCAAGGCCGAGCGGCGCCGAAAATGCGTTTGcttgttgggggttgtggtgacctcgggcggaggggggggcgggggggggactgTCTCTGGGTATCTCTCGCTTTCtagatctttttctctttttctcgccctctttctctgttctcttctctctattctttttctttctcttttttcgctctttttcttatctcttcttttttctctctctcttatctctttttttttctctctctctctctcttatctcttcttttttttctcttattattatatctctctctttctatctttctctttccacctctctctctctctctctctctctctctctctctctctctctctctctctctctctctctctctctctctctctctctctctctctctctctctctctctcatatacagaaatgcatgcatacatacatgaatacatacagacatccatgcatgcacacacccacGCTTTACCTCTCCATAAACATCCAATCGCTGAGTGATAAGAAATGGtcagagaggagatggagacacAATAGAGTTGCCAGGAATCCTTTCTTTGGCCGCCATTCCATCTGGGGGGGGGAGTTCTCTCCCGCTGGGCACCGGAGTTATCAGTATGCGTGACGAAATGCCTTTTAATTGAATTCCGGTGCCCAGGGCCGTCTAGAATCTGGGCGTGACGAAGGTCTatgttagtatatttttttggggggcattacCGTGTTGCCCGAGATTCGCATGCTTAGATAGGTACATGTCAGCGCGGTCTTATGTGTATGCTTTTCCGTAAATACGTGTTTCTTACATGTTTGaatcttgggggggaaaaaaacatgtgCCTCTTATTTAGGTTACTGTGTTTGAGATGTATTTTTCCCCCGCATTGCCTCCTCCTTTTCGGCTGTTGCAACTTGCATAACAACAGGAGACCCGGTTCAGGGGGAAACCACAGTGCAACATGTATAACACTCTAAGCCCGAACTCGCAGAAACCGCCGTGTTTTATGCAATCCTGAAATGGATTCGTGGGACTCCATTGCGGTCACTGGATCTcgaggcgaaggggagagggaggaggggggaagggggagaggaaatgagggagagaagtgggggaggaaaggaaaaggtgggggcggaaagggtgagaggaagggaaaaggtgggggagggaagggtggaggaagggaaaaggtgggtgaggaaagggtgaggggagggaaaaagtgggggaggaaacgagggagggagggaaaaagcgaCTGAGgtattaagggagggagggagaaggcgagtgagtgagtcagtgagtgagggAATCGGTTGAGGAAGTGAATGAATCAGTAAACGGGTGAGTGATGGCGTaggtgaatgggagagagagtaaaCGAATGACTGGACGGAATGAGTGAATTGAGCGAATTAGTAaatgggggaggggtaggtgagTAAGTAAACGAACTTGTGAATGAGGAACGAGAGGCCGGGGTTAATGTGTTACTGGTGTGTTGTCGTGTTTGAACGCTGGCGGACTGCAGATGGTGGATGTaaactcttcatctctctctctctctctctctctctctctctctctctctctctctctctctctctccccttctcattttttctttctattcctctccctccttcctcccagcccccccccccctcactcctcagtCCTCGTCTTCTCATTTTCACATTTTACAATACAGATACTTTGAGCCTAATATAGATGAGCGATATTTAGATACAGGTTAGTTTTCCGCCGTGTAGACGATATTTTTCGCCGTAAATCATACTGATTCCAGTGTTTATGGGCTGCTGTGGCCGGAATTTGCGAATGCGCAGCGCGACGTCCAGTCTGCAAGCTTTTGCCGACTGTGGTTGTggtatctgtttatttgtgtatttatttgttttgttctctCTACTCTATTTATTTGCTGTGTTgtcagttcgtgtgtgtgtgtgtgtgtgtgtgtgtgtgtgtgtgtgtgtgtgtgtgtgtgtgtgtgtgtgtgtgtgtgtgtgtgtgtgtgtgtgtgtgtgtgtgtgtgtttacctatttGATTACGTATTTATTGACTCTCCTTCTATACTTGAATTTCTTTATGCAATGTCTTGTCTGTTCGCTGAGCCATCATGCTTAATCTCTGCCTATTAGTCTCTTATGtgctatatattatgtgtgtgtgtaatgtatttatttttgtatttatttgataGTTTACTTACTTACTGCCTCTCCTATTCATTCACCTAATCAATTTctcccccctttgcctcccccccgcaccccctGCAGGGCGAGGAGGTGGGCGTGGCGGCGCGCGACGGCGAGGTGCGCTGGCAGGGCGCGGCGTGCCGGCGGCTGGGCTGGGCGCCCGAGACGGGCTTCACGGCGGCGGCGCTGCTGGACCGCCTCCTGCACCGCGTCCGGATCCCGCCGCGCTACCTGCACGCCGTGGGCGCCGCCGCCCTCTTCATCGCCGCCAAGATCCACGAGGAGGACGAGGTCGGTCGTCTGGACATTCTTTGTCATGgtgttgttttcatcatcatttattgttgttattctctgTTTGCTTTTTCTCTGCTTCTGCCTGCTTCTGCTGTGCCagcctttcctttcttcattcttttttcttttacatttcattcttttccacgtctacctctacctcccccccctctctctccccaatctcctctacatcctctcctccattccttcatctcctcctctcctccttcatctcatcatcctctcctctcttctctttgctcctcctcttcctcctcctactcctcctcttgctcttcctcctcctcttcctcctcctcctcctcctcttgctcttcctcctccttcttctcctcctccttcttctcctccttcttcttcttcttcttcttcttcttcttcttcttcttcttcttcttcttcttctctctctcttctccttcttcctcttcctcctcctcctcctcctcctcctcctcctcctcctcctcctcttcctcatcctatacctcctgcttccttttttttcattttcctattcttctcaagcttcttttcctccctcttcttttgcattttctctgtcttcctcattccccctctctgttACTGTTACTCATAGGCATTTTTGCCAGCACTGTTTCAGCCCTCTGTTGTGCATAAGCTTTTCCCAAGTGTTGGTAGTGGTCCTTTGCCCCTTTGTACTACTGTCTCCTTGCATGTCTTCAACCAAATGATTAGAAATgccttttgattaaaaaaaaaaaaaaagtactctgTTTAGTCCATGCATAAATGCAACAATGCTTGTTAAGAAAATTCCATAGATGATGAGAAGAACGTCTTCCCATTCTGGTGGGCTCAGGAACCCTCCTTTCCGGTGGGCTCAGCAACCCTCCTTTCCCTCAGAAATCACACATATATCCCAGAAGGAGATCCTCACTGATTAAAAACCAGTATCCAAGTATTCAGTAAATGCGTGACATTGATTGATACATCTTTATCTAGTCTAGATCTAGATTTTATCTAAACTAACTGCAATCtcgcattttctcttctctcttccctgttcCTCTGAGCAGAATGTGCCCGCCACGATAGAGGTGGTGGAGCGCGGAGGCATGGACTGCTCCCACCGAGAGCTCCTCCGGATGGAGCGCGTGCTGCTGGACAAGCTGTCGTGGCACCCGAAGGCGTCCATCACGCTGGACTTCCTTCAGGTGCTTCACGCCCTGGCCATTGTCTCCGCGCCAAAGCACCAGCAAGCGCAGAGGTGGGTGGTGAACGAGAAGCTTGTGTTAACTGTATTCTTTACTGGTTGTCCTTTCAgatgtgtttgtttacttgttttacctttatttttgtatttcttttattgttattgttgttgttgttgttgttgttgttgttcctatcatcattagtattggaattattattatcattactactacttttttaaGTAATGCAATCAGGTAATGGCCTTGCTATGTGTTTATCTGTTGTGCACAATCCCACATCTGGCTGGCTATTTTCAGTTATGATTATGATCTATATTTTCACTCTAAAGGGTAACTTATTTTACAGGAGTGGATCACCGACACGTCAGCTGGGCCACCTGACAAACCGACTGTGGCGAGTTGTCTGCTCAGGACGCAGTGGAAGCATGCGGCCGTCTTTGCTTAGCCTTGCCTTACTCTCTCTGGCCTTGGACACGTCGGCGTCAGAGCCAGGTCTCACGCTCTGGCTCCAAGCACTCACGCAGGTTGGTCATATGGCTGTTTGTGGGTGGCTTCTTGGAATGGCTTCACCaccttttttgttcttattttaaaggcttattttgatgtttttgttttcctgtatTATTTCCTCCTCTGTgccttcctcatcatcttcaccaaACTCAAGGAAATTATCGTAAGGTTTGGTCTCacacaattaccccccccccccctcctcatgttTTTTTGCACAGGGTAATGTCAGGGCAAACAGTAGTAGCATCAGTCTTCTGTAGAGTTAGTTCATGAGTGAACAGCCCATTACCACAGGCCAGCTTAGTCTGTTTTTAAGCATATATTGGATCATCATGCTAAAATGCTAAACTTTATACAGTGGGAAATGGGTAGAATGTTGATGCTTGTGGAGAAAAGGGTTTGTGGAATCCCAAGGACTGACCATGTAATTATGTGCTATGTAGTCTATCCAGCCACAGGGTTtgtaaagttttatattttctacTGTGCATCAGCCTACGCAGCCTGCAGCCACAAGGAAATGGCTAAAATACTGATCCGCAAACACTTGGTCTTGGTTTGTCACTGAACTGACACCTCTGAGTTAAATGGTTAGAAATAATAGAGGAAACAGTGATAATGTGaaaggaatattattattattattggtgtgtttGTCATAGACAGTCCCCACACAAATTATTCTAACCATCTCCTTTATACTGTTATAAGATGCCATTCTTAACTTTTCCATTATCCATCGTCCAGGTGAGTGATGAAGAGCTTGCCAGCGCACGGGCATTAGTGAAGGAGATCCTGGGAGAAGAATCCCTCGAGTTCCTTCCTGTACCCCCCTCGCAGACCAGCCAGCACAGCCCGCCCTCAAGACCCAACAAAAGGAAAGTGGGACACTCCCTTGACACTGAAGAGGAAGACATGTATGTGGACATCAAGAAGCTGTATGCTTATGACAAGGTAAGTCCTAGACCAAGCTGCCTCGGATCATCTGGTCTTGATGAATAAAACTGTTgtacaactttttcttttttgtatttcttgtgTAGCCTGCGAACCTATCTAAAGTATGAACaatcacttatttatatattatcttttatagacTGCAACAGAAACACCCCTGCATGAAAAATCACCAGAAGGTCCGGAGGAGCTCGATGACACATACAGTGACATCCGGCGCCTCTACTCCCCAGTGCCCATCATCAGTGATCCTCTCGCTGCTAGCAAAATGTGCCCCACTAAGCCTGCCAGCTGCAAGAAGTTGTCGTCCAAGAAAAAGAAGACCAAGCCCACGTTCAAGGCTAAGAACTCCATGAAGAGCTCTCTGAAACAAGCTCTGAAAATCCCTTGCAAGATATCTCTCATCACAACGAAGAAGATCTTTGAAGAGAtctgcgaggaggaggaggaggaggaggatgaaatggAGATGGAGGTTGAAAATGAGGAATCTCAGCAAGAGTGGGAGGGACCCCTGGTAGAGCCTGTTGGCATCCTGAATTCACCCATTTTCTCACCAATGAGTCCAGAGTTTCCCGACATCCGCAATGTGGTTGTCAAGAAAGAAGGTAGGTTGAAATATAAGCACCAGTAATAACTTCATATCTGCAGGGATGCATTTTGAACTTTTCAATTCTTTATTGTTGAAACAATATTGTCTCATGTGCTATTGTAACAAGTTT
Coding sequences within it:
- the LOC119596735 gene encoding cyclin-I-like; translated protein: MLNLCLLVSYGEEVGVAARDGEVRWQGAACRRLGWAPETGFTAAALLDRLLHRVRIPPRYLHAVGAAALFIAAKIHEEDENVPATIEVVERGGMDCSHRELLRMERVLLDKLSWHPKASITLDFLQVLHALAIVSAPKHQQAQRSGSPTRQLGHLTNRLWRVVCSGRSGSMRPSLLSLALLSLALDTSASEPGLTLWLQALTQVSDEELASARALVKEILGEESLEFLPVPPSQTSQHSPPSRPNKRKVGHSLDTEEEDMYVDIKKLYAYDKTATETPLHEKSPEGPEELDDTYSDIRRLYSPVPIISDPLAASKMCPTKPASCKKLSSKKKKTKPTFKAKNSMKSSLKQALKIPCKISLITTKKIFEEICEEEEEEEDEMEMEVENEESQQEWEGPLVEPVGILNSPIFSPMSPEFPDIRNVVVKKEDLCWRQKALEVTEQVYRPMTYAQVLRLHLTPLTRALGV